One stretch of Miscanthus floridulus cultivar M001 chromosome 18, ASM1932011v1, whole genome shotgun sequence DNA includes these proteins:
- the LOC136522687 gene encoding uncharacterized protein isoform X2 produces the protein MAPTADTPCGAGDPDPLGVESLIVVTPPDPNMSRGTSSRRPLWSRRGFDISPVPSPLIRSKQGERYRDHQHHRAPDENIRSPRFYSPLRRSKSVPFPKRFRLEDGRKGSSSGGHCYNDEEGSGSRGRYDDGQHTQELGYPTNCDHGHLCLGGSKRNSSPHCRGKGSLSVQRYPSPRGKSPLPMPMKMSLWDDGSSPTYFCGDEQYTQRNSSPNDNGKRSVSVQQQSSPSGKPPLPMPMEMSPWSPTSSTYRCEDEQYIQSGSHDDDQGGTSDCRGSTSGCYDDSRIVGRSGVVGRESSFTEKEDFAYDALVDDFMAAVSKSWYNPVPNKTVDKEARQKQTNRFAELALKRYNKNRNNKVKYALVEATVGGAIFEDSELYAHVNFYAKAKNGPKKNSGKVLVFAELHHIGRRQNAKVLTCFCFLDENNQFGGRRDQVQRPIIAQDIHHCYACSDRIKHPDGSCYKAGHVVDMLCYHYN, from the exons ATGGCGCCCACCGCCGACACCCCGTGCGGCGCCGGCGACCCCGATCCGCTCGGCGTGGAATCTCTCATCGTCGTGACGCCGCCGGATCCCAACATGAGTCGCGGAACCTCCTCTCGGCGACCCCTCTGGTCACGGCGAGGGTTTGACATTTCGCCCGTGCCGTCACCTCTTATCCGATCCAAACAAGGGGAGAGGTACCGCGACCATCAGCACCACCGCGCCCCTGATGAGAACATCCGCAGCCCGCGCTTCTACTCGCCGCTCAGGCGATCGAAGTCAGTGCCGTTTCCCAAGCGGTTCCGGTTGGAAGACGGTCGCAAAGGATCTTCAAGCGGCGG GCACTGTTATAATGATGAAGAGGGAAGTGGAAGCAGAGGCAGATATGATGATGGTCAGCACACCCAAG AGCTGGGCTACCCAACGAACTGTGACCACGGGCACCTCTGTCTTGGCGGTAGCAAGAGGAACTCTAGCCCACACTGCCGTGGCAAAGGAAGCTTAAGTGTCCAGCGCTACCCGTCACCAAGAGGGAAGTCACCATTGCCAATGCCAATGAAAATGTCTCTATGGGATGATGGATCAAGTCCAAC CTACTTCTGTGGAGATGAACAATATACACAGAGGAACTCAAGCCCAAACGACAATGGCAAAAGAAGCGTAAGCGTCCAACAACAATCGTCGCCAAGTGGGAAGCCACCATTGCCAATGCCAATGGAAATGTCTCCATGGAGCCCCACGAGTTCAAC CTACCGCTGTGAGGATGAGCAATATATACAGAGTGGTTCACATGATGATGATCAGGGTGGGACCTCAG ATTGCCGTGGTTCAACATCTGGTTGCTATGATGATTCAAGAATTGTTGGAAGGTCAGGAGTTGTTGGAAG GGAATCCAGCTTCACAGAAAAGGAAGATTTTGCATATGATGCATTGGTAGATGATTTTATGGCTGCTGTATCGAAAAGTTGGTACAATCCTGTTCCTAATAAAACAGTGGATAAAGAAGCTCGCCAAAAGCAAACGAATCGATTTGCTGAACTGGCTCTTAAGCGTTACAACAAAAACAGAAACAATAAG GTTAAATATGCTCTTGTTGAGGCAACAGTTGGTGGTGCGATTTTTGAAGACTCTGAACTTTATGCCCATGTGAATTTTTATGCCAAGGCCAAGAATGGACCAAAGAAGAATAGTGGCAAAGTGCTTGTATTCGCAGAGTTGCATCATATTGGCAGGCGTCAAAATGCTAAGGTTCTTACATGCTTTTGCTTTCTGGATGAAAACAACCAATTCG GTGGGCGTCGCGATCAAGTTCAAAGACCCATTATTGCTCAAGATATACATCACTGTTATGCCTGTAGTGATAGAATTAAGCATCCTGATGGATCATGCTACAAGGCTGGACATGTTGTTGATATGCTGTGCTATCATTATAACTAG
- the LOC136522687 gene encoding uncharacterized protein isoform X1 produces the protein MAPTADTPCGAGDPDPLGVESLIVVTPPDPNMSRGTSSRRPLWSRRGFDISPVPSPLIRSKQGERYRDHQHHRAPDENIRSPRFYSPLRRSKSVPFPKRFRLEDGRKGSSSGGHCYNDEEGSGSRGRYDDGQHTQELGYPTNCDHGHLCLGGSKRNSSPHCRGKGSLSVQRYPSPRGKSPLPMPMKMSLWDDGSSPTYFCGDEQYTQRNSSPNDNGKRSVSVQQQSSPSGKPPLPMPMEMSPWSPTSSTYRCEDEQYIQSGSHDDDQGGTSGITSQLDLDCRGSTSGCYDDSRIVGRSGVVGRESSFTEKEDFAYDALVDDFMAAVSKSWYNPVPNKTVDKEARQKQTNRFAELALKRYNKNRNNKVKYALVEATVGGAIFEDSELYAHVNFYAKAKNGPKKNSGKVLVFAELHHIGRRQNAKVLTCFCFLDENNQFGGRRDQVQRPIIAQDIHHCYACSDRIKHPDGSCYKAGHVVDMLCYHYN, from the exons ATGGCGCCCACCGCCGACACCCCGTGCGGCGCCGGCGACCCCGATCCGCTCGGCGTGGAATCTCTCATCGTCGTGACGCCGCCGGATCCCAACATGAGTCGCGGAACCTCCTCTCGGCGACCCCTCTGGTCACGGCGAGGGTTTGACATTTCGCCCGTGCCGTCACCTCTTATCCGATCCAAACAAGGGGAGAGGTACCGCGACCATCAGCACCACCGCGCCCCTGATGAGAACATCCGCAGCCCGCGCTTCTACTCGCCGCTCAGGCGATCGAAGTCAGTGCCGTTTCCCAAGCGGTTCCGGTTGGAAGACGGTCGCAAAGGATCTTCAAGCGGCGG GCACTGTTATAATGATGAAGAGGGAAGTGGAAGCAGAGGCAGATATGATGATGGTCAGCACACCCAAG AGCTGGGCTACCCAACGAACTGTGACCACGGGCACCTCTGTCTTGGCGGTAGCAAGAGGAACTCTAGCCCACACTGCCGTGGCAAAGGAAGCTTAAGTGTCCAGCGCTACCCGTCACCAAGAGGGAAGTCACCATTGCCAATGCCAATGAAAATGTCTCTATGGGATGATGGATCAAGTCCAAC CTACTTCTGTGGAGATGAACAATATACACAGAGGAACTCAAGCCCAAACGACAATGGCAAAAGAAGCGTAAGCGTCCAACAACAATCGTCGCCAAGTGGGAAGCCACCATTGCCAATGCCAATGGAAATGTCTCCATGGAGCCCCACGAGTTCAAC CTACCGCTGTGAGGATGAGCAATATATACAGAGTGGTTCACATGATGATGATCAGGGTGGGACCTCAGGTATAACTTCACAGTTAGACTTAG ATTGCCGTGGTTCAACATCTGGTTGCTATGATGATTCAAGAATTGTTGGAAGGTCAGGAGTTGTTGGAAG GGAATCCAGCTTCACAGAAAAGGAAGATTTTGCATATGATGCATTGGTAGATGATTTTATGGCTGCTGTATCGAAAAGTTGGTACAATCCTGTTCCTAATAAAACAGTGGATAAAGAAGCTCGCCAAAAGCAAACGAATCGATTTGCTGAACTGGCTCTTAAGCGTTACAACAAAAACAGAAACAATAAG GTTAAATATGCTCTTGTTGAGGCAACAGTTGGTGGTGCGATTTTTGAAGACTCTGAACTTTATGCCCATGTGAATTTTTATGCCAAGGCCAAGAATGGACCAAAGAAGAATAGTGGCAAAGTGCTTGTATTCGCAGAGTTGCATCATATTGGCAGGCGTCAAAATGCTAAGGTTCTTACATGCTTTTGCTTTCTGGATGAAAACAACCAATTCG GTGGGCGTCGCGATCAAGTTCAAAGACCCATTATTGCTCAAGATATACATCACTGTTATGCCTGTAGTGATAGAATTAAGCATCCTGATGGATCATGCTACAAGGCTGGACATGTTGTTGATATGCTGTGCTATCATTATAACTAG